The segment taaaaaaagaaaacaagaagctATTTTGTCGTCTTGCTCTTTTGGTCTTTTCTTTGGGCTGTGAAGACGAGAGACAGAGAGACAACTTTGTCGGGAAGTTCTCgagattttcaaaaatttagaacaagaacaagtaaagtttgaaacttttctgtgcgagagagagagagaagttgaAAGAATGGGTCATTACGCAGCAGTGTGGGATCATAAAGCAGCTATTAAGATAACCAAAGATTGGAATGGCATTGACCAAGTCCTTCTCAGAAACCCTCATGGCGCTTCTGCCAAGGTTTCAacccttttttttcttatatctgatctctctctcaaactggaggtcttttttttaatatcaatgtttgatttttttgcaGATTAGTTTACATGGAGGACAAGTGGTTTCATGGAGGAATGCCCAAGGAGAAGAGCTCCTTTTCACTAGCAACAAGGTAATGTAATTGTAgaacaacaaaagaaagaagCATAAagatctgaattttttttttaacaatgtGATATTGTTTAGGCTACATTCAAACACCCAAAATCAATGCGTGGAGGTATTCAGATTTGCTATCCTCAGGTAACTTTAAGTGTCTTTAGTTATTGTTCTCTCACATGAATCTTTATGTTTTGAACATTTGTAATTGaattgtttgtgtgtgtgtttgaaaGTTTGGAGATTGTGGATTACTGGACCAACATGGGTTTGCAAGGAACAAAATATGGGTTATTGATGAAAATCCACCTCCTTTTAACTCAAAGGAGTCCTTAGGAAAATCATTTGTTGATCTTCTTCTGAAACCATCAGAAGAGGACTTGAAGCAATGGCCTTACAGGTTAAAAATCCATCATCACCACTTGCCTTTTATGTTCTTTCTCTTTATAGATTCtaatgtatgtgtgtgtgtttcccTTCGCAGTTTTGAGCTCCGTCTTCGAGTCTCACTTGCCTTAGATGGAGACTTGACGTTGATTTCTCGCGTTAGAAACATTAATGGCAAGCCCTTTCGCTTCTTATTCGCGTATCATACTTACCTCGCTGTCTCAGATATAAGGTAAGCATCATCAGTAAATCATTCTGTGTGTGTTGGTGAAAACTAAAGTGTTCACTTGTTTTTTGGGTTAACAGTGAAGTGAGGGTTGAAGGGTTAGAGACATTGGACTACTTGGACAACCTAAGCAAAAGGAAGCTTTTGACAGAACAAGGCGACGCATTAACCTTTGAATCTGAGGTTTGAGGACTCATGCAAACATGGCTAGTGAAGTAACAAACAAAGCTATATTTTGGTTAACTCATATCAGAATGTTTATTTTGGTTTCAGATGGACCGGACTTACCTTAGATCCCCCAAAGTGGTAGCTGTTCTTGACCATGAAAGGAAAAGAACATATGTCATACGAAAGGAAGGTCTTCCAGATACAGGTAATTAAAGATTCAGACAACACTTAAGTTTGCTGATTACTAG is part of the Raphanus sativus cultivar WK10039 chromosome 5, ASM80110v3, whole genome shotgun sequence genome and harbors:
- the LOC108863033 gene encoding putative glucose-6-phosphate 1-epimerase, yielding MGHYAAVWDHKAAIKITKDWNGIDQVLLRNPHGASAKISLHGGQVVSWRNAQGEELLFTSNKATFKHPKSMRGGIQICYPQFGDCGLLDQHGFARNKIWVIDENPPPFNSKESLGKSFVDLLLKPSEEDLKQWPYSFELRLRVSLALDGDLTLISRVRNINGKPFRFLFAYHTYLAVSDISEVRVEGLETLDYLDNLSKRKLLTEQGDALTFESEMDRTYLRSPKVVAVLDHERKRTYVIRKEGLPDTVVWNPWEKKSKTMADFGDDEYKSMICVDGAAIERPITLKPGKEWTGKLVLTAGKSSFCFDQLEALNYRAKDSDSYLF